Part of the Betta splendens chromosome 17, fBetSpl5.4, whole genome shotgun sequence genome, agtAAAGAGAATGTGCaagattaaaacaaatacatttactaCTACTtagtaaaaaacattttacatataGGTGATTGCTAGAAACAGTGGCCTAAGAAGTCACTACTTACTTCATACTTTTTCCATGTTAACCAAGCTGTGCAATTTTTTTTCTCAGGTATATCATGATAGTGAAGAGGGACAACGATACATTCAGTTCTATAAGCTGAACAAGTTTCCTTACATTTCCATTCTCGATCCCCGTACAGGTGAGTGTTCATGTGGTGGTAATGCAGTTTTGTATTTTAAACTGGACCAAAACATTGCCTCACTGCTCTCACACTACTTCTCATCTATAACTCGCCAGTGTCATGTGTAtgcatctttatttttataacgAGACAATCTACTCGTCTAGAGCACAAGCATTATGGGAAGTAAAGCTGTCCTCATTGTAACCAAATGGTCTTTGCAGATGTTGCATTTGAACACATCCCTTTCCAATTTTTAAGTTAATTTCTAGaacataaataatacaaatagtTTTGTAACTGATCTAAGTTGTTTCATAATGTCTTCTTTACAGGTCAAAAAATGGTGGAGTGGAACCAGCTGGATGTGACATCGTTCCTGGAGCAGGCGACTGGCTTCCTGGCTGAGCACGGGCAGCTCGATGGGCCATCCTGCCACACACCCCCTGCCAAACGAGCTCGCTCTGTGGGTCTCTCATGTCATGTATCAcctttttaattagtttttattctGGTCATTTTTTCCCTATCAAACTCCCTGTTACAAATTATACTTGCAGACTCACTATTTGGCTTTTGTCATTAATATAGATGTATAAGATGTATTGTTGTGCATTTGGAGGTCTTGAAATGTGTGCTACATTTACCAGATGCAAATCATCACTTCTCTTTTTGATATCTAATAACTGTGCTTCTATTCTAGGAGAGTCTAATTGATGCCAGTGAAGACAGTCAGCTAGAAGCAGCGATCCGTGCCTCCCTGCAGGAGACCCACTATGAGTCCACAAACATCCCTGAAGCTCCAGATTCCCCCCGGTCTGAAGACGAATCAGATGCGGAGCCTTTCTCTGATAGCGAGGGTCCCGTCTCGGTTGATGGCTCAGACAGCGAAACGCCAGTAGCCCACgaagagaaaagttctgtcaGCAAGCACAACCCAGTCCCTTCTGTCACTGCAGCCCAGCAGCGTCTACATCCCGATAGTTCAACATCCTCCCACAGAAAGTCTCCATACAAAGAAAACAACCACAGTCACAAGAAAGAGGAAAGCAAAAAGAACCACTTGGAACCATTAGCTGCTGTCCCTCGTCATCCTCAGCCTGATGGTGATACTGGAGGGATCAGCTGCTCTTCAGCAAATAAAAGTCAGTTGGTCAGTGCTGGTTCATCACAGGCCAGCGCCACCACAGCCTCTGATGTAGAGTGTCCTGACGACAACGGTACATCAGTGACTCTCTTGATTATCGCTTCAATTTAAACTGAACTATATTCAGaatatttaaaaccttttttctCCATAGGTCCCAAAGCTAGATTGATGCTTCGTTACCCAGATGGACAGAGGGAGCAAATTTCATTGTCATCAAAAGCAAAACTTATGGTAAGAATACGCATCAAATCATCAAATGTGGTTTAAGTACATGGTTCAAAGATTTAAAGTTTTCCTAGTGAAGTTACCTGGAACTTATGGCGACTGGAGTTTATTTAAgtgatttttaaaatgtcatacttaataataatgaataaacataATGAATGAATTTTAAAGTGATCACTGAAGGCATCTTATATCTGGTCTGTCATTCTCTCTTTCCTGAAGGCCCTGGTAAGACACGTCCAGTCCAAAGGTTACCCTAACGAACAGTTCGAACTTGTCACCAACTTTCCCAGAAGGAAGCTCACTCATTTGGACTATGACATCACACTGCAGGAGGCGGGACTTTGTCCACAGGAGACTGTATTTGTGCAGGAGAGGAACTAGCCTTTTTTTCAGACATACTCAACCTTTTGCTTGTCTGTATCTCTGGTAGACCTCACACTTTCACCAATTATCTGGGATGATGTTGCTGGCTCTCATCCCATAACCTTCTGTTCTCTTGaaattaggttttttttttgtgtgcagTCAGTTATTAGTGGATGGACTACTATCGCTGCCACTCAATTAGTCAGTGAACACTGATGTCTCTGCTGACAGCCTAATCAATTTGCAATTGGCCAGTAAGGTGTTACAGGTTCCAGCagtcttttaatattttaatgtgaTATATTCTGTTCTGATGCAGTCTCTGGTTTGTTACTGAGACACATTAGTTTAGAATATAAAGGATTTATCccatacaaaaaaaacaaaacaaattatgaATTACTAAATTGTGCTTATGTACTTGGGACTTGTACAAACAGACATGATAAATGTCAGAGTTTATTTTctagtatttttattttctgtaccTGGGGACAGGTAAAGGGAGGCTCACTTACGTTTATTTTGACCCAGATTTGGTCTCTCACCCTGTCATTTTTTTTTGAacatttgtaattatttaaagTAGAGGCTGTTAAAGAAAAGTTCTACAAATTGCAAGTCAAGAAAATGTCAGCTGTCTGTGACACTCGTGTGTAGATCTGTAAAGATTCGGGTTGATCTGCACATTTTTACTCCAGTTTGTATTAGAGACTAGAAGATTGTTTTTGGATTTCAACTTTTGATACAGAAGGGAATGAATGAAGCGTGGTACATCTCATCAGTCGGACCTACACTGTACAGAAATGGCTTAGAGAGACTGATATTTAGCTGTAGGaactgtttctttcttttttttatatgcTGCCAAGAAAATATGCTGATGTTGAAATATATCCACCAAATCCAAGAGGGGTTCTGATTGGTCTTTTGTTAAGCTTATTTTATAAAGACACTTAGCAGCCAGTAATAAATAACATGGAAGCATTGTACCATAATGCTGCAACCAGTTTTATTGCAAAACTGGATGTACACTAAATACACGTGGAGATAATAATTCTACCTTTTGTTATGATTCAATTTGTTCAACTTGTCCCTGCTGAGATTCTTTACTGGCACATTTtaagattaaaatatgaatcGATAATTTCAAAAGGGCTGATTTAGATCTTTTGGGATATTGTCCTAGATCTGGTTTATGCTTGGTTTGCATTTGAGATGATGCATGATGTCCTGTGTTGCGTCTCAAAGTGTGACGTGTTACATTTTCGATGCATCATCTCCTGATCAAAGCCAAAGCCAAAATCTCATTTCAGAAGGAATATCCAGTTTCCAGAAAGAATTATGCCACATGCAGTTTGCTCTTTATGCAGTGTCACCATGTAATGAACTAGGTAAACAAATCTGACATGGATCAAGGGTTATCTGTAGAAATAGAGACTGATCAGACAATCCACAAAGTTAGCCTCTGCAGGCATTCAGGAGCAAGGCTTTTGCTGattaaaatgcacattaaacTTCTCCAAAGAAAACTGCTCAGTGTTTAATGTGGTGTGGACCCAACCAGAACAATAACTTCATAGTGAGATGCTTGTGAGACGTGGAGGGGCAGTATGAAGATAATGGGTTCaaaagacatactgtatgtggaggtgAGTTATGCTATAGATGCACCATGAACAAGTGATTCAGTCCTTCCAAAGTTCCAGTTGCATCACACTCGGCAAACAGAGGAATCCAGATGATCATTCAAAATGTCCTGGAAATATTgtgacatttagaaacaaaaaagaaactggTTAAATGATTGTATTTTAGCAGCTGAAAATGGCAGTTGTGCAAAGCAGCAGGACATCCTCTTGGGATTTGTGTAATACTGGTATCAAACCTTAACTAATAACCACATGAAACATTTTAAGAGTTATGTTAAATGGACCGATTTGGGATTTAAAAAGTAACATCAAACTTTCGTGTGCCTCACTGTTGTCTTCTGTAGCGGTGGTAATGTGCCCTCAAATGCAAAAACCCAACCACCAACAAGGACAAGTCCACCGGTGGGTGGAAATAATACGCGTTTAGGAACATTCAAAATATTTACTGAGGTTGGACACACTGCTTATAATCAACACATTCAGTAGTTGTGTGTGCAACATGTCTCAGCGGGCCTTTAGTTGTTGCAGTTCTGCAGATGAGCTGCTTTCCCCTCCGCGTTTAGTCATTTTAGTTTAGTGTTTTAGACTGAACATTTGAGCATTTCTAGGATTtaatcagctgctttgtgatCCAAACAATTTcatatgaatatgaaataacCATATATGAATATGTGAATAAATCAATAACAAGCATTATTTTGGAGCCTTTTGGTTCTAATAGCTATCAATAAATAACATATTCAATCAATTTACCTTTATAGGCCTGTGTTACACCTACTTCTTACCAGCACTTAAAGATTATTTTGAGCAAACAATTTTAGATTCAGggtcatatttttaaacttgCTTAAATTTGAAATTCatgtaaaatttaaataaaagttaACATCATTGCGTGGGCAGGTCAGGGTTGAGTGAAAGGGACGTGCAGGTGTGCAAACAGAGGAGGACGTTGACTCTTTCAGGGACATCCCGTCACCTCCTCTGAGCAGGACACAGGGCGGCTGCACCAGCTCGTTCTGTTGTACCAAACCATATGAACGAGACCAGTTGAGAcgaaggaaaacaaatgtacGCTCGTCTTCTGTCAATGCATTTGTCAGTGCTGGGAGGTGAATGAGGGCACAGGGTCGCAGACATGTGCTTTCATTCCTGGTTTGTTGCATAAGAAGGATGTTGACCCCAGGCATCGCAGAAATCATTGCATGAAATCAATGCAAGTTAATGAGTGATCCATGGGATCAGAGAGGCTGAGTTTAAAAGGTCACTTTCCCTATGGTCTGCATGTAAGTAAAAGAAAAAGCCAAATCTTGCAATCATAGTTGATTTTGAtagtttatttagtttagtaAAAAAGGCCAAAGTTGAAAGTTTAACAAAAGACTTTATTACGATGCATCACAGGGTGCAGCCCTTACTGGACTCTGGCCAGCACCACAGATCATATCACAGCGTATCTTGTCCTCTGGGGCATTGATTGTGATTTCTCCATCTTCTTCACTGCCAGCTGATGGAAAGAAGAATGTGCTACTGAGCACGCAAGCTTTAGTCCACATATACATATGTGATGTAAAAGAaagtaaacaagtacatttacTCAAGTGCTTAATTATAAATTTCAGGACTTCTGGTCTCTGAATATTTAACAGAATGATGCCATTAGGTGCTACACAGTCCTACTTATGACCTTAATGGTGCTATATTAATCTATACTTCTTCCTATGCCAATTTGGTTTATTGGCTTTTGTTACCAAttgccttttgtttgtttttttctttatttttctataTACTTTTTTTACATTGTGTGTGGTGTAAAATGTTCGAAATAAACTGATCAAATTAAATCAATGGAATAATAAACTGTTATAATACACATGAGCTGTTTACATGCAGAGCCAGAACAAGTTTTCACACTTAACTGAATTGAagaaaatattaatattgaGAATCAACTGTCTGCAATAGTCACATTTCTCAATATAAGAGCAGCTACATCATTTATATGGGGATTAGAATAAAGCACCATAATAACCTAATTATGTGATCACTCTTTTCTTGTTGGGATAGTCCCCTCAACCCATGTGCAAACATTTGCtgtgttcttcttctgctgatCTActctttttattcattttacttGACGAACCCAAATGGAACTCAAACTTGGTTTTATTGCAAAGGCAAAGATGCTAACAGGCTCAACTGCACCAACCAGTACTTACTTACCGAGTTGCATCACAAAACTCCTTGTGAAACAATTTGATGACAATTCAATATCTGGCAGAAATGACAGTGTTGTTAGTTAATTTAAACAAATCGACATGAACTTTAGCTTGTGTGTTCAGATTTTCTAGATATTTCCACTTACAGTGTACGAGCTACTATAGAAATCTTTTGAAACAGTGTATGTAAACTCAtgtcattgtgtcattttacaTTTGGCTTTGTGAAAATTACCATATTATTGATTCCAAGTCTGTTTTAATTTCACAATAGAGTAATATGGTAGTAGGTAATAACAGGTAAATATTTTTAGAGCAGCATTCGTAAATTTCCATTCTGTTGAAATTTCAGTGATCATGTCATACAAGCGAACAGATTAGGAAACCTGAACTGTGGCTTTTGTTCCAGCCCCCTCAGAGGTCTGCTATAAAAGCCTGAGCTTCCTCTCTgagcctctgctctgctgatcTGGAGACAGTCTCCGTCCACCATGAAGCCtctcctgcttgtgtctctgcttGGCTGCCTCGGTAAAGACACAGACATTTACCACCGTAGAGCTACCAAGCgttcactttgttttgtttcatctgttttatcTGCTTTCACAGCCACCGTGTTCACTGCTCCTGCTGAAAAGGTCAGATGGTGCCTCATATCGGATACAGAAAATCAGAAATGTTTGTTCCTCGCAAAGAAAGCTCCTGCCCTCTCCTGTGTAAGAAGAGACAGCGCCAAAGACTGTATCATCGCAATTAAGGTGAGAAGAGACACATTTTatcagcaataataataataataataataataataataataataataataataataataataataataataataataataataataataataataataataataataataataggccCATGAAGCTGATGCCATCACTTTGGATGGAGGTGACATCTACACTGCTGGACTGAAAAACTATGACCTGCATCCTATCATTGCTGAGGACTATGGCACCTGTATGTAGTCCACCTTATAACTTATCATTTCCTCCATTTAGTGTGAGCTACATAtttaaacctttttttcttcaacaacctcagcctcagacaCCTGCtattttgctgttgctgtggtgaAGAAGGGCACAGGATTTGGCATCAATGATCTCAAAGGGAAGAAAAGCTGCCACACAGGTTTGGGGAAATCTGCAGGCTGGAACATTCCTGTAGGAACACTGGTGTCCATGGATATACTTCATTGGGACGGCATTGAAGACAAACCTGTGGAGGAGGGTGAGATCACGTTCCACACAATCCTTAAAATAAGCATATAGCATATATATAAGACTACAGCCCTGTTTTGTGTTGCAGCCGTGAGCGAGTTCTTCCAGGCCAGCTGTGTCCCAGGAGCAACGATGAGGAAACAACAACTGTGCCAGCTGTGTAGAGGAGACTGCTCCAAGTCCCACAGAGAGCCGTACTATGATTACAGTGGAGCTTTCCAGTCAGTATTTCATGCTTCTGAGTTTCTCCTTGATGTCTAACTTTAAATATGATGATGCACGTGTTAATCTGTTTACCAGGTGTCTGGCAGACGGTGCTGGAGATGTGGCTTTTGTGAAGCATAATACTGTTCCTGGTCAGTGTCAATTTTTTAAATATGTCCTGAATGATTGTTTGATGATTCCCTAGACTTAGTATGTATGATCATGTTAAAATTTTCTTCTGTTTGTAGAGCAGCATCAATACCTTTTTGAttcaatattaatatattttggACAACCTTTGGATTCAGACTTGGATGGCTGAATAAGTCTACTTGAACAAAATAACTAAAGTGTAACAAATCAATATGTTAACATATGAGATATGTTGAGAGTGCAATTATGAATAAAAAATTTCAGTAAATGTCCAAAACCTCTTTCAGAGTCTGAAAAGGACAAGTATGAACTACTTTGCAAGGACAACACCAGAGCTCCAATCGACAGCTATGAACGGTGCAACTGGGCCCAAGTACCAGCTCACGCTGTTGTGTCCCGCAAGGACGCACAACTGGCTGAACTCATATGGACAATCCTCAGCTCACTATCGGTAGAAAGTGAATTGTTCTATATGGAAACAGCTGCTAAAAATGTGTAAGAGGAGAAATTAGTCATTTCTCATTGGTTCACTTTGTGTCTCATCAGCCCGATGATCTCTTCACGTCTGTAAATGGCAAAGACCTGATGTTCAAGGACTCTACAAAAAAACTTGTGCAGGTTCCTCCAGACACAGACTCCTTCCTGTACCTGGGTGCTGAATACATGGGCATCATTCGTTCTCTTGAGAAAGGTCCAGTAAACATAAGCAGAAGAAGAGAACACAAGCCACCTGACAAACACTTTATACTGTGAGCAGCTCATGGTTCTGATTTTTCTCACCCTCCAGAGCCGagcacatccacatccactaGTATTAAATGGTGCGCTGTGGGACACGCTGAGACAGCCAAGTGTGACCTGTGGAGCATAAGCAGTGTCACAGGAGAAGGCTCAGATGCCAAAGCGGCCGTTGATTGTGAGACGGCCGACACAGTTGACAACTGCTTGAAAAAGATTATGGTAAAACAGCTTTGGCTCAAAATATGGGAATTGTGAGTAATAATTGCTGTTGGAGAGTAATGAAGTACATGTATTTAAACCAGTACTTCATATATTGTTGTCCTGAAGCGTGAAGAGGCTGATGCAATAGCTGTAGATGGAGGACAGGTGTACACAGCTGGAAAATGTGGTCTGGTTCCTGTCATGGTGGAACAGTATGATGAAGGTATGATCATTAAGAAGGacagaaaacaataaataaaataatgagtgTTTAACTTGAGTAATATctaacatctctctctctctctctctctctctctctctctctctccccccacagACCAGTGCAAAGctaatacaagtaatgaaaccTTCTTCCTTTGATTGAATTATGAGTTCAGACCAGAACATTTCTCAGGGGGATTAAATGTTTTCGCCTCCATCCAAAAACAGCGAGTTAGATCAAGTGGTGACTCTGAATTGTCTGTAGAATGTGTCTGAACTGACAACCTGTCCTGGACGTACCAAACCAATCAC contains:
- the LOC114844723 gene encoding serotransferrin-like; translated protein: MKPLLLVSLLGCLATVFTAPAEKVRWCLISDTENQKCLFLAKKAPALSCVRRDSAKDCIIAIKAHEADAITLDGGDIYTAGLKNYDLHPIIAEDYGTSSDTCYFAVAVVKKGTGFGINDLKGKKSCHTGLGKSAGWNIPVGTLVSMDILHWDGIEDKPVEEAVSEFFQASCVPGATMRKQQLCQLCRGDCSKSHREPYYDYSGAFQCLADGAGDVAFVKHNTVPESEKDKYELLCKDNTRAPIDSYERCNWAQVPAHAVVSRKDAQLAELIWTILSSLSPDDLFTSVNGKDLMFKDSTKKLVQVPPDTDSFLYLGAEYMGIIRSLEKEPSTSTSTSIKWCAVGHAETAKCDLWSISSVTGEGSDAKAAVDCETADTVDNCLKKIMREEADAIAVDGGQVYTAGKCGLVPVMVEQYDEDQCKANTRSFSSYFAVAVVKKGSGVTWNNLKGKRSCHTGFGRTAGWNIPMGLIHNTTNDCDFTKFFSSGCAPGSDPRSPFCTQCVGNRKTVGDDDKCAANSNEEYYGYAGAFRCLVDGAGDVAFVKHSTPTENSDGKGPDWAQNVKSADYELICPGSHSPAPISDFKLCNLAKVPAHAVMTRPEIRNTVVKTLKDQQDKFGRHGSDSTFKLFDSEGGKNLLFKDSTQCLQEVDAGRKYDQFLGEGYMLSMNSLRQCSQSTPDLEKSCTFHSCQKN
- the ubxn7 gene encoding UBX domain-containing protein 7, producing MRHIYVVVCGGKMAALGDTSAPGVNGLIQQFTAITGATESVGKHMLEACNNNLEMAVTMFLDGGGIAEEPSTSTSSAASSSRAPPSDEVRAPIPQKQDILVEPEPLFGVPKRRRPARSIFDGFRDFQTETIRQEQELRNGGTVDKKLSTLADLFRPPIELMHKGSFETAKDCGQLENKWLMINIQNVQDFACQCLNRDVWSNDAVKTIIREHFIFWQVYHDSEEGQRYIQFYKLNKFPYISILDPRTGQKMVEWNQLDVTSFLEQATGFLAEHGQLDGPSCHTPPAKRARSESLIDASEDSQLEAAIRASLQETHYESTNIPEAPDSPRSEDESDAEPFSDSEGPVSVDGSDSETPVAHEEKSSVSKHNPVPSVTAAQQRLHPDSSTSSHRKSPYKENNHSHKKEESKKNHLEPLAAVPRHPQPDGDTGGISCSSANKSQLVSAGSSQASATTASDVECPDDNGPKARLMLRYPDGQREQISLSSKAKLMALVRHVQSKGYPNEQFELVTNFPRRKLTHLDYDITLQEAGLCPQETVFVQERN